TTGTTGAACAACCTGATGAACGGACTGTTTCCTAAAACCCAAAAGGATGAAGTAATACAGATGCTCAATGACATCGGGATCGATCCGACCCGGCGTGGTGAAACACTCAGCTTGGACGAATTTGCCCGCCTAGCGAACGAAGGTATGCGCCGCGGACTGATTACGTAAATCGTGTAGACGACCCCCTTATTTTTGGGCGAGATCCCCCAAGAATGGGGGTTTTTGCGTATTTATGCCCTTTATGCATATCATTTGACAAATATCTACGTTTTTTATGAAAAAAACCCCGTTGACAAAATATCTGCAGGGTTGCTATAATTTTTTATTTCTTTGACAAAATATAAGGGAGCTGTTATAATAGATGTAAGCGAGGTGGATGGAACAATGGCAAGAAACGCGTTACTTGACATTAAACGTAGTTTAGACGGACACATTGGTGAGCGCATCCTGCTGAAGGCTAATGGCGGTCGCCGCAAAACCGTTGAACGTAGTGGCATCCTCGAAGAAACTTACCCATCTGTGTTTGTGGTAAAGCTGGATGACGATCAACTCTTTGAGCGGGTATCTTACAGCTATGCTGACATCTTGACGGAAACAGTAGAATTGACGGTGTGCCGCGAAAACGAGCACATCCGCATCACATTTGTACAACAGTAGAGC
This genomic stretch from Brevibacillus brevis harbors:
- the veg gene encoding biofilm formation stimulator Veg translates to MARNALLDIKRSLDGHIGERILLKANGGRRKTVERSGILEETYPSVFVVKLDDDQLFERVSYSYADILTETVELTVCRENEHIRITFVQQ